GAGGATGACGTCCTCTATCTCCTCCTTCTCGAGCCCCTCGGCCCGGCGCACCGCCTCCCCGACGGCCGCGGCCGCGAGGTCCACCGGGTGCATCCCGCGCAGGGTGCCGCGGGGCGCCCGCCCGACGGCGGTCCGGGCCCCGGAGACGATCACTGCTTCTTTCATCGGTCCTCCTCCTAGTTCCTCAGGGGCTTGCCGGTCTTGAGCATGGCCTCTATGCGCTCGTGGGTCTTCCGGTTGCCCAGAAGGGCGAGGAAGGCCTCTTTCTCGAGGCGCAGGATGTGCTCCTCGGGCACCCACTGGGGCATGCTGAGCTCCCCGCCGGTCATGACCCGGGCGAGGTGCCCGGCGATGACGCCGTCGTACTCGGTGGCGTAGCGGCCCCACTGCATGCTGCGGACCGCCATGAGCAGAGCGGCCCGCGCCTGGACGCCCGCGGCGTAGACGTCGTTGCCGCCCTCCGGCGGGGAGTAGCTGTCGGCGAGATCCAACACCTCGTCCTTGGCGTGGTAGAGGAGATGGTCGGCGTTCATCACCACCGGGTCGTCCTCGTCCAGAAAGCCGAGCTCCCGCGCCTCGAGCGCGCTCCCGGAGACCCGGGCGGTGGCGATGGTCTCGAAGGCCTTCTGCAGGAAGGGCAGCGGCGGGCTGTCGGGGGCCTGCCGGAGCGCCCGCGAGACGGTCCTCCGCACCATCTCCTTCGTCCCGCCGCCAGCCGGGATGAGCCCCACCCCGGCCTCGACGAGCCCCATGTAGCTCTCGGCGGCGGCGACCACGCGGGCGGCGTGCAGGCAGATCTCGAGCCCCCCGCCGAGGGTCTGACCCCGCGGGGCGGCGACGACCGGCTTCTCGGAGAAGCGGAAACCCATGAGCAGCCGGTGCAGGGCGTCGACGCTCTCGCCCACCTGCCCCACACCCCCGTTCTGGACGGCCTGGGCGATCTCGACGAGGTTCGCCCCCACGCAGAAGTTGTGCCCCTCGTTGCCGACGACGAGCCCGACGACCTCCTCGCGCTCCAGCTCCCGCAGCGCCCGGAAGCCCATCTCGATCACGCCCCGGTCGATGGAGTTGCCCCTGGAGTGGAACTCCAGACAGAGCACCCCGTCGCCGAGGTCGAGGAGGCTGGCGGAGTCGTTGCGGGCCAGCTCCCGACCCTCCTCGCGCAGCCGCTCCAGAGAGATGACCAGCGGGTCCTCCCGCACAGGCGCGTACTCTTTGCGCAGCGGACTGTAGACCAGCTCCCGGCCGTCCTCCCGCCGGTAGAAGCTCTCACCCCCGGCCTCGAGCATCTCCTCCACCCAGGGGGCAACCTCGAGGCCCATGGAGCGCATCAGCTCCGCCGTCTCGGCGACGCCGAGCATGTCCCACGTCCTGAAGGGCCCGGCCTCGTGCCCGAAACCCCACTCCATGGCGTGGTCCACGTCCTCTAGGGTGTCGGAGATCTCCGGCACCCGCCGTGAGGCGTAGGCCAGGTAGGGGAGCAGGGTGTCCCGGACGTAGCGGGCGTGCCGGTCCTCGTCGGCCTTGCTTACGAGAAAGCGCAGCCGGGAGGCGAGATCCCCCTGCCTCTGGGCCTCCTCGACGATGGGGATCCGGGGGTTCTCCGGCGGCCGGTGCTCGAAGGTCTCGAGGTCCAGCACGTAGAAGACGGTCCTCCCGTCCTCCCGCACCCGCTTGTAGAAGCCGGCGCCGGTCTTGTTCCCGAGGAGGTTGCGCCGGATCATCTCCTTCAGCTTCGGATGGGGCCTGAACTCCTCCCGCGACTCGTCCTCCGGGACGGCCTCGTAGAGGTTCTCGGCGACGCCCACGGCTATGTCCAGCCCCACGGTGTCGTTGAGCCGGAAGGTGGCGGTCTTCGGGTGCCCGATGAGGGGACCGGTTATGGCGTCGACCTCCTCGATCCCGTAGCCGTTCTCCAGGGCGTAGCTCACCGACTGCATCCCGGCGAAGGAACCGAGCCGGTTGCCGATGAAGTTGGGGGTGTCCTTGGCGACGACCGCCCCCTTGCCGAGCACGCGCTCGCCGAAGTCCCGCATCCGCCGCACGACCTCGGGGTCGGTGTCCCCGGTGGGGATCAGCTCCAGCAGCTTGAGGTAGCGCGGCGGGTTGAAGAAGTGCGTCCCGAGAAAGCGGCGCCGGAAGCCCTCGCCCCGTCCCTCGGCGATCCGGCGCAGCGGGATGCCCGAGGTGTTGGAGGAGATGATCGCGTCCTCCCGCGCCGTCCGCTCAACCCGGGCCATGAGCTCCCGCTTGGGCTCGAGCCGCTCTACGATGGCCTCCACGACCCAGTCGGCGTCGGCTATGCGCCCGAAGTCCTCCTCGAAGTTGCCGAGCCGGATCCTCTCGGCGACCCGCTGGCTCATGAGCGCCGGCGGCCGGGCCTGCTTCATCCGCTCGAAGCCGGCCTTCACGACGGCGTCCTTGTCCTCCCCCTCCCCGGGGGCGATGTCCAGAAGCTCCACCTCCAGCCCGGCGTTGGCGCAGTGGGCGGCGATGGCCGCCCCCATCGTGCCGGCCCCCAGAACAGCGACCTTGCGTATCTTTCTCATCCCACCTCCCGTCTCTCTCGCGGCGCCTCGCGCCTGACGTAGACGACCTTCTCCACCACCGCACACACCTCCCCCGAAGCGGTCTTCAGGTCCACCGTGTAGCGGCGGTCCGCGGGGCTTCCACCGGCGGTTGCCGCGCGCACGGCCTCTATCTCCTCCTCCCCGAGCACGAAGCGGGCGTACAGCGTCTGCCGGCCGGGTCGCCGGAAGCGGACGCTGGCAGCCTTGTCCCACACCTCATACCCGTCCCCAAGGTTCTTGATGAGCATGAGGGCGTAGAAGGGGTCGACCGCGGCGTAGATGCTCCCCCCGAAGATGGTGCCCATGTAGTTGCGGGTCCTCCAGTTCAGCGGAAGCCGCACCAGCACCTCCCTCCAGTCGGCGGAGATGCGTACGACCCGCCCCCCGGTTCCCCGGTAGGCTGGATAGAGGTTCATCGCAGCCCGGAAAAGGCGGGTCCTCGGCGACTCCCTGACGGCCGGCGCCTCACCCATAGATCTCCTTCTGCAGCGCCTCGATGGCCTCCTTTACCCGCATCAGGTGCTCCCCGAAACGCTCCCTCATCTCCTCGTACTTCTCCCTGCCGCGCGGGGTGATGGTGTAGAACCGGCGGCTCCGGGTGTCCGGGTCCTCCCACTCGGCGGTCAGATAGCCCTTCTCCTCCATCCGCCGCAGCAGCGGGTAGACGGTGTTGGGCGAGACGCTCATGACCCCGCCGGTGAGCTCCCCGATCTTCCGGATGAGGCTGTTGCCGTACTCGGGGCGCTTGCTGACGAGATGCAGGATGAGCAGGGGGAAGATGCTGCGGGTCTTGACCTCGCCGATGAAGATGTCGCGCGGCGTCGTCCGCCCGGCCTCCCGCTCACGCATAGAGCCTCTCTATGTAACCCCCGTAGCGCCGCTGCACGACCCGGGTCTTGACCTTGAGCGTGGGAGTGAGCTCACCGGCCTCCTGCGAGAGCTCTCTCGGCAGCAGGGCGACCTTCTTGGGCCGCTCGTAGTCCGCGAACCCCCGTGTGGCCTCCTCGACCTCGCGCTCGATGAGCCGCTGCACCCGCCCGTCCCCGGAGAGCTCCTCGTCCGTCCCCCCGACCCCGAGCGTCTTTCGCACCGCCGCGTAATCCGGGACCACGAGGACCGAGACGTACTTGCGCCCCTCGCCGACGACCACGGCCTGCGAGATGTGGGGAGCCGTGACCAGCGCGGACTCTATGGGCTGGGGGGCGACGTTCTTGCCGGTGCTGAGCACGATGATGCTCTTGAGCCGGTCTGTCACGGTGAGGTAGCCGTCCTCGTCGAAGGAGCCGATGTCCCCGGTGCGGAAGAAGCCGTCCTGCGTGAAGGCCTCCCCGGTGGACCGCTCGTCCCGGAAGTACCCCCGCATGACGCTCGGCCCCCGCACCTGGATCTCCCCCTCGGAGGAGATCCTGACCTCCAGGTTGGAGAGCGGCAGCCCCACGGTCCCGAAGCGCGGCTTCTCGAGCCGGTTGCAGGCGATGACGGGCGAGGTCTCGGTGAGCCCGTAGCCCTCCATGATCCTGATCCCGGCCGCGTAGAAGAACTTCCCCACCTCGGCGTCGAGCTTGGCCCCCCCGGAGACGAAGAAGCGTACCCTCCCCCCCACGGCCTCCCGGAGTCGCCGGAAGACGAGCCGGTCGTACAGCGCGAGCTCGGCCCTGAGCAGAACGCCCGGCCGCCCACCCCGGTCCATGACCTCGTACCGGCGCTTGCCGGCCGCCAGCGCCCGCCCGAAGAGCCAGCGCTTGACCGACGACCCCCCGGCGACCATGGCCCTCACCCGGTCGTGCATCTTCTCGTAGAGCCGGGGCACGCTGGGCATTACGGTGGGCCGTACCTCGCGCAGGTTCTCCGGCACCTTCTCCACGGACTCCGCATAGTACACGCTCGCCCCGACCGCGAGCGCGAGAAACTGCCCGCAGGTCCGCTCGAAGACGTGCGAGAGCGGCAGAAAGGAGAGGAAGACGTCCTCCGGATGGACGGTGAGCGCGTCCTGGATGCCCTCCAGATTGGAGAGGATGTTGCCGTGGGTGAGAACCGCTCCCTTGGGCCGCCCGGTGGTCCCGGAGGTGTAGATGATGGTCGCCACGTCCTCCCGCCCGAGCGAGCGCCAGCCCTCCTCCCATCCCTCGAGCGGCCGCTCCCTCCCCGCCCGTAGCACCTCTCCGAAGGGCGTGGCCCCTTCCCCCTCCATCAGGATCACGTGCTCCAGAGCCGGAAGCTCTTCCCTCACCGAGGAGACCCGTCCCAGCAGCTCCTCGTCCTCCACCACGACCACCCGGGCCTCGCAGTCGGCGAGGATGTGCGCTATCTGCTCCGGCTCCAGCGTCGGATACACCGGTACCGTCGCCGCACCAAGGCTCTGCACGGCGAAGTCGGTGACAGGCCACTCCACCCGGTTGCGCGCGATGAGGCCGACCCTCTCACCCCTGCCTACCCCGAGCCCGCCGAGCCCGGCGGCGAAATCCCGGACCATGCCGTAGAGCTCCCCGTAGGAGACGGCCTCCCACCGCCCCCCGACCTTGCGGTGCAGCGCACCCTCGCCGCCACGCCCCACAGCGTTCCGGTGCAGGGCCTCCACCAGGTTGTTGAGGCTCCCGATCTCCTCCGGACGCATCTCACCCCTTCCTTTCACAGAGGTTATCAGTTTTGGGTATTATCAAATATGATAACATTTCATCGACCGGAGGTCGGAAGGAGGTTGCGGGTGCTCACGAGAGCGGAAGGACTGAAGAGCGCGACGGACTTTTACCTGCTCGACGAGCTTCTCAGCGAGGAGGAGCGTTCGGTGAGGGAGAGGGTCAGGACCTTCTGTGAGGAGGAGGTTCTCCCCGTCATAAGCGACTACTGGAACCGGGAGGAATTCCCCTTCGAGCTGGTCGGGAAGTTCGCCGACCTGGGGATAGTGGGAGGTGCGATCAGGGGGTATGGCTGTCCGGGGCTCAGCCGGCTGGCCGAGGGGATCGTCGCGGCGGAGCTGGCGCGGGCCGACGGGAGCATAAACACCTTCTACGGGGTGCATTCCGGGCTCGCGATGGGCACCATAGCCATGCTCGGCAGCGAGGAGCAGAAGGAGCGGTGGCTGCCGGCGATGGCGCGGATGGAGAAGATCGGGGCCTTCGGCCTCACCGAGCCCGAGCACGGCTCCGACGCGGTGATGCTGGAGACCACCGCCCGCCGGGAGGGTGAGGAGTGGGTCCTGAACGGGAGGAAGAAGTGGATCGGCAACGCCTCCTTCGCCGACCTGATCGTCATCTGGGCCCGCGATCTCTCGGACGGCGAGGTGAAGGGCTTCGTGGTCGAGAGGGAGGCCGCCGGGGACGCGCTCTCCACCGAGGTCATAAAGGGCAAGACCGGCAAGCGCGCCGTCTGGCAGGCCGAGATAGAGCTGCGGGACGTCCGGGTCCCGCACGAGAACAAGCTGGAGGGGGCCAACTCCTTCCAGGACACCTCCAAAGTCCTCACCGCCACCCGCTACGGGGTCGCCTGGGAGGGCGTGGGGCACGCCGTGGCCGCCTACGAGGCCGCCCTCGCCTACGCCAAGCAGCGCAAGATCTTCACCCGGCCGCTGGAGAGCTACCAGCTCATCCAGAACAAGCTCGCCAACATGCTCTCCGAGATAACCGCCATGCAGCTCATCTGCTTCCGGCTGGCGCAGCTCTTCGAGGAGGGCAAGATGACCGGCGGGATGGCCTCGCTGGCCAAGATGCACACGGCCAAGAAGGCCCGGCAGGTGTGCCTCGAGGCCCGCGATATCCTCGGGGGCAACGGGCTCCTTCTGGAGCACGTGGTGGGTAAGCACCTCGCCGACGTGGAGGTGGTCTACACCTACGAGGGCACCGACATCGTCCAGTCGCTCATCGTGGGCCGGGAGATAACCGGCACCCAGGCCTTCGCCCCCTCCCGCAGAGGATAAGACCCGAAGCCCCGTCGTCGCCGCCCGGAAGGATGACCCTTCCGGGCGGCTTTCGTTCGTCCTGGCTCGCGGGAGATCACGGGCTCGAAGCCACCCCTGAGAGTTCTTCGGCCACGTCGTCGGAGGCGAGGGCGTAGTTTATGAAGGTGGCGGCGTTCGCCCCGGTGGCGACGGCGTTCGGCAGGGACTGAGCCGGCGGTATTCCGGCGTCTCCTGCGGCGAAGACTCCCTTCACGCTCGTCTCGCGGGTCATGGGGTCGACGGAGATCGTGTATCCGCGCATCATCTCGATGTATTTCATCTCGCACCCGAGCATCTCCGCGAGTTCCGACCTTTGCCGCTGCGGCGGGTTCGTGAAGAGTCCTTCGCGCTCGATCTCCGTCCCGTCCCCGAGAACGATGCGGGTGAGTTTCCCGGTCCCCTCTTCGGACTCGATGCGGGATATTCCGCTCTCGTAGAGCGGCACGCCGAGCGCAGAGAGCCTTCCCCGATCCTCGTCCGAAACCCCCGTCCCGTCGGTGATGGCGACGAGGTCGCGGCTCAGGTTTCGGACGAGGAGCATGCGGTGCATGAGCGAGGCCCCGCTCTCGAACACCGCGAGCGCTCTCTCCCGAACCTCCCATCCGTGGCAGTACGGGCAATGGAAGATCCCCTTCCCCCACGCCTCCGCGAAGCCGGGAATGTCCGGCATCTCATCCACCACCCCCGAAGCGAGGAGTATCTTCCGCGCCGAAACCCTCTCCCCGCCGGAAACCTCCACCTGGAAGTTCCCGTCCGAGCCGGACGCTCCGACGGCGACCGCCTCCCGAACCTCGACGCTCGGGTACGCCCCGAGGTCTTTTTTCCCGAGGCGGAGGAGTTCGCCGGGCGGTACTCCGTCACGGGTGAAGAGCCCGTGGCTGTGCGCCGCGGGCGCGTTCCTCGGCGGCCCGCCGTCGAGGACGAGCGTCCGCCGCCTCGATCGCCCGAGCATGAGCGCCGCCGAGAGCCCCGCCGCGCCCGCACCGACGATCACGACGTCGTATTTATCGGCCACTTTCTCCTCCCTCGTCGTACAACCCGTGCCTCTCGTGCAGCGCGGGCGCCGGACGCCCCGGTCCGCCCACCGCTCCGGCGACCATGAGCATCTCCACGTACTCGTCGCCGAGAACCTCGAAGGAATGTTCGAGCGTCCCGTCGAAATACGCCGCATCTCCGGCTTCCAGCTCGACGACCTCGCCGCCGAGCGTGAGCCGGAGACGACCGGAGACGACGTACAGCCATTCCTCGCCCTCGTGGCGATGGCGTCCAGACTCCCTGCGGTCCTTCGGGAAGATCACCTTGACCGCCGAGATCCCCGCCGGCCCGGCCTCCGGCGTGAGCGGTTGGAACCTCATCCCGTTCCCCTCGAAAACCGGCGACTCCGACCCACGAACCACGATGCCCGGCCTCGGACGCTCCTCGATGAGCTCCGAGATGGAAACCCCAAGACCCGCCGCCACGCTGAGCAAAGTCGCCAGCGACGGCTGCCGCCCCCCGCTCTCGAGCCGCGACAGATGCGCCACCGATACCCCACTCGCCGCCGACAGCCCCTCAAGCGTCATGCCCCGCGCCACACGCGCCCGACGTACCCTCCTGCCAACCTCGGCCAGAATCCTCCCGACATCCACCCTCGTCCCGATCTCTTCCATGTCAGTGTTTTATCATATTGGCAAAATTTTTGCCAAAGTATATTTGGGTAAGATGGGAGGGTAGATCGCTTTGCAGGGGGTGGATACGTGAGAGCCGTACGGTTGCACGAGATAGGGAACGGGCCTGAAGGGCTACGCTACGAGGAAGTGCCTGACCCCGAGCCGGGACCGGGGGAGACGCTCGTCCGGCTGCGTGCGGCGGCGCTCAACCGCCGCGACCTCTTCGTCACCTACGGTCAGTACCCGGGGGCCCGGCCGGAGGCGCTTCCGGTCATCCTGGGCTCCGACGGCTCGGGCGAGGTGGTGGCCCACGGCGACGGCGCGGAGACGACGCCCCCCGAGGGGAGCGAGGTGGTCATCAACCCGGCGCTCCACTGGGGGGCGGACCAGGACAAACCGGGCAGGGAGTACAGGATCCTCGGGCTTCCCGACGACGGCACCTTCGCCCAGCTTGTGAAGGTGCCCACGGAGAACGTCTTTCGCAAGCCCTCCCACCTGACCCACGAGCAGGCGGCTGCCTTCCCGCTCGCCGCGCTCACCGCCTACCGGGCGCTGGTCACCCGCGGCGGGGTGCGGGAGGGCGAGACGGTGGTGGTCACCGGGGTGGGAGGCGGGGTCGCCACCTTCCTGGTGCAGCTCGCCCACGCCCTCGGAGCCAGGGTCTTCGTCACCAGCGGGAGCGACGAGAAGATCGAGCGGGCGAAGGAGCTCGGCGCGGAGGGCGGGGTCAACTACCGCTCCGAGCGGTGGGACCGGGAGCTCAAGGAGATGACCGGCGGCGGCGCGGACCTCTCGGTGGACTCGGTAGGCGGCGAGGTCTTCAACGCCCTCGTCGGCCTGGCCAAGCCCGGAAGCCGCATCGTCACCTTCGGGGCCACGGCCGGCCCGGTCCCCAAGCTGGTGCTGCCCAGGATCTTCCTCAAGCACCTCACGGTGCTGGGCACCGCCATGGGCTCCAACGTGGACTTCGAGGGCGCGCTGCGGCTCTACGGGGAGCGCGGTCTGATCCCGGTGATAAGCAAGACCTTCGCTCTGGAGGAGACCCGGGAGGCCCTGGAGTTCATGGAGTCCGGCGAGGGGATGGGCAAGATAGTCCTTCGGATACCGCAGTAAAAAGAGGGGCCCCGCCGGGCGGGGCCCCTCGCTTCCTCCTTCCCGCAGCCTCAGTCGTTGAACTGCACCTCCTCGGTCGAGCCGGTGAGCGCGGTCGTCGAGGCCATGCCGCCCGCGACGACCTGGGCCACCTCGTCGAAGTATCCGGCACCGACCTCCCGCTGGTGCTTGGTGGCGGTGTAGCCGTGCTTCTCGGCGGCGAACTCCGCCTCCTGCAGCTCCGAGTAGGCGGCCATGCCCCGCTCGCCGTACTGACGGGAGAGCTCGAACATGGAGTAGTTGAGCGAGTGGAAGCCCGCCAGGGTCACGAACTGGAACTTGTAGCCCATCTCGCCGAGCTTCTCCTGGAAGGTGCGCATCTCCTCCGGGGAGAGGTAGCGCTTCCAGTTGAACGACGGCGAGCAGTTGTAGGCCAGCGGCTTGCCCGGGAACCGCTCGTGGATGGCCTCGGCGAACTCCCGCGCCTCGCCGAGGTCGGGCGTGGAGGTCTCGCACCACACCATGTCCGCGTACGGCGCGTAGGCGAGCCCGCGGGCTATGGCCTGCTCCAGTCCCGCCTTGACCCGGTAGAAGCCCTCGACGGTGCGCTCCCCGGTGAGGAAGGGCTCGTCGGCGGGGTCCACGTCCGAGGTGAGCAGGTTCGCCGCGTCCCCGTCGGTGCGGGCGATGAGGACGGTGGGAACCCCCATCACGTCGGCTGCGAGCCTGGCGGCGATGAGGTTCCTTATGGCCTGGGAGGTCGGCAGGAGCACCTTGCCCCCCATGTGCCCGCACTTCTTCTCCGAAGCCAGCTGGTCCTCGAAGTGGACGCCCGCGGCCCCGGCCTCGATCATGGCCTTTGTGATCTCGAAGACGTTGAGCGCCCCCCCGAAGCCGGCCTCCGCGTCGGCCACGATGGGCGCGAACCAGTAGGTGCCGTTCTTGCCCTCGGCGTGGTGGATCTGGTCGGCCCGCTGCAGCGCCTGGTTGATCCTGCGCACCAGGTTGGGAGCGGAGTTGGCCGGGTAGAGGCTCTGGTCGGGGTAGGTGTGGTTCGCCAGGTTGGCGTCCGCAGCCACCTGCCAGCCAGAGACGTAGATCGCCTCAAGCCCCGCCTTGACCTGCTGCACCGCCTGATTGCCCGTCAGAGCCCCCAGCGCCCGCACAAAGGGCCGCTCCCGGATCAGACGCCACAACCGCTCAGCCCCCATCCGCGCCAGCGTGTGCTCTATACGCACCGAACCCCGCAGCCGGTGCACGTCCTCCGCCGAATAGGGACGCTCTATCCCCTCCCAGCGCTCAGTCCCCCACTCCCTCTCGATCTCCGCCACCTGCTCCTTGCCGTCGAGCATCGACGCTCCTTTCTCTCTCCTCCTTCATCTATCTACAGTATACACATACATGCGCGAGGCATGCAAGATGTGGTCTGTTTTCTCCTGGAGGGGGGAGGGGGACCGGCCGGCGCAGAGGCTGGTGGGGTGAGCGGTCTCTGGTCGCCGGCCGGTATGTAGGGGTGAGCGAGATGGTTTTCTTCCTCCGCTACTCCAGGTAGTCGTAGCCGGGGAGGGTCAGGAACTCGACGAACTCGTCCTGAGTGGAGATCCGATCGAAGAACTCGATGGCGGTATCGAACCGGTCGCGCTGGAAGCGCTCGGGTCCGACGATCTCGTCCCGGATCCTCTCGACCTCCTCGGCCATGACCTTGTGGAAGAGGTCTTTGGTGACCTCGGTACCGTCGTCGAGGACGGCTTTGGGGTGGTGGATCCACTGCCAGACCTGGGCCCGGCTGATCTCCGCGGTCGCCGTGTCCTCCATGAGGTTGAAGACGGGCACCGCTCCGCGGCCGGAGAACCAGGCCCCGAGGTACTGGATGCCGACGCTGATGTTGTTGCGGAAGCCTTCCATGGTGATGGTGCCCTCGGGACGCTCCAGCAGGTCCTCGGCCGTCACGTGCACGTCCTCGCGCTTTTTGGTCTCGATCTGGTTCGGCTGCGGCATGTACCTGTCGAAGACCTCCCTGGCGACCGGGACCAGTCCGGGATGGGCGACCCAGGTGCCGTCGTGCCCGTCGCGGGCCTCGCGCTCCTTGTCCGCGCGGACCTTGGCGAAGGCCTCCTCGTTCTTCTCCGGGTCGTCCTTGACCGGTATCTGGGCCGCCATGCCGCCGATGGCGTGGGCCCCCCTCCGGTGGCAGACCTTCACCAGGAGCTGGGTGTAGGCCCGCATGAAGGGCACGGTCATCGTCACCTGCGCCCGGTCCGGCAGCAGCCGGTCCTCGTACTCGCGGAACTTCTTTATGTAGCTGAAGATGTAGTCCCAGCGCCCGGCGTTCAGGCCCGAGGAGTGGTCGCGCAGCTCGTAGAGGATCTCATCCATCTCGAAGGTGGCCAGGATGGTCTCCACCAGCACGGTGGCCCTTATGGTCCCCCGCGGGATGCCGAGCTCGTCCTGGGCCATGTTGAAGACGTCGTTCCAGAGCCGGGCCTCCCTGTAGCCCTCGAGCTTGGGCAGGTAGTAGTACGGACCGCTGCCGTTCTCGATGAGCCGCCCCGCGTTGTGGAAGAAGGCCAGCCCGAAGTCGAAGAGGGCCCCCGGTACCTGCCGGCCGTCCACCAGCATGTGCTTCTCGAAGAGATGCCAGCCCCGCGGGCGGACGATGAGGGTCGCCAACTCCTCCCCCAGCTCGTAGTGCTTGCCGGTGTTCGGGTCGTCGTAGGTGATGGTCCCCCTCACCGCATCCCGGATGTTGTACTGGCTCTCCAGCATGTTCCGCCAGGTGGGGCAGTTGGCGTCCTCCAGGTCCGTCATGTAGGTGCTGGCCCCGGAGTTCAGCGCGTTGATCAACATCTTCCGGTCCGG
The Rubrobacter xylanophilus genome window above contains:
- a CDS encoding 3-hydroxyacyl-CoA dehydrogenase/enoyl-CoA hydratase family protein, with the translated sequence MRKIRKVAVLGAGTMGAAIAAHCANAGLEVELLDIAPGEGEDKDAVVKAGFERMKQARPPALMSQRVAERIRLGNFEEDFGRIADADWVVEAIVERLEPKRELMARVERTAREDAIISSNTSGIPLRRIAEGRGEGFRRRFLGTHFFNPPRYLKLLELIPTGDTDPEVVRRMRDFGERVLGKGAVVAKDTPNFIGNRLGSFAGMQSVSYALENGYGIEEVDAITGPLIGHPKTATFRLNDTVGLDIAVGVAENLYEAVPEDESREEFRPHPKLKEMIRRNLLGNKTGAGFYKRVREDGRTVFYVLDLETFEHRPPENPRIPIVEEAQRQGDLASRLRFLVSKADEDRHARYVRDTLLPYLAYASRRVPEISDTLEDVDHAMEWGFGHEAGPFRTWDMLGVAETAELMRSMGLEVAPWVEEMLEAGGESFYRREDGRELVYSPLRKEYAPVREDPLVISLERLREEGRELARNDSASLLDLGDGVLCLEFHSRGNSIDRGVIEMGFRALRELEREEVVGLVVGNEGHNFCVGANLVEIAQAVQNGGVGQVGESVDALHRLLMGFRFSEKPVVAAPRGQTLGGGLEICLHAARVVAAAESYMGLVEAGVGLIPAGGGTKEMVRRTVSRALRQAPDSPPLPFLQKAFETIATARVSGSALEARELGFLDEDDPVVMNADHLLYHAKDEVLDLADSYSPPEGGNDVYAAGVQARAALLMAVRSMQWGRYATEYDGVIAGHLARVMTGGELSMPQWVPEEHILRLEKEAFLALLGNRKTHERIEAMLKTGKPLRN
- a CDS encoding AMP-dependent synthetase/ligase gives rise to the protein MRPEEIGSLNNLVEALHRNAVGRGGEGALHRKVGGRWEAVSYGELYGMVRDFAAGLGGLGVGRGERVGLIARNRVEWPVTDFAVQSLGAATVPVYPTLEPEQIAHILADCEARVVVVEDEELLGRVSSVREELPALEHVILMEGEGATPFGEVLRAGRERPLEGWEEGWRSLGREDVATIIYTSGTTGRPKGAVLTHGNILSNLEGIQDALTVHPEDVFLSFLPLSHVFERTCGQFLALAVGASVYYAESVEKVPENLREVRPTVMPSVPRLYEKMHDRVRAMVAGGSSVKRWLFGRALAAGKRRYEVMDRGGRPGVLLRAELALYDRLVFRRLREAVGGRVRFFVSGGAKLDAEVGKFFYAAGIRIMEGYGLTETSPVIACNRLEKPRFGTVGLPLSNLEVRISSEGEIQVRGPSVMRGYFRDERSTGEAFTQDGFFRTGDIGSFDEDGYLTVTDRLKSIIVLSTGKNVAPQPIESALVTAPHISQAVVVGEGRKYVSVLVVPDYAAVRKTLGVGGTDEELSGDGRVQRLIEREVEEATRGFADYERPKKVALLPRELSQEAGELTPTLKVKTRVVQRRYGGYIERLYA
- a CDS encoding NAD(P)/FAD-dependent oxidoreductase; amino-acid sequence: MADKYDVVIVGAGAAGLSAALMLGRSRRRTLVLDGGPPRNAPAAHSHGLFTRDGVPPGELLRLGKKDLGAYPSVEVREAVAVGASGSDGNFQVEVSGGERVSARKILLASGVVDEMPDIPGFAEAWGKGIFHCPYCHGWEVRERALAVFESGASLMHRMLLVRNLSRDLVAITDGTGVSDEDRGRLSALGVPLYESGISRIESEEGTGKLTRIVLGDGTEIEREGLFTNPPQRQRSELAEMLGCEMKYIEMMRGYTISVDPMTRETSVKGVFAAGDAGIPPAQSLPNAVATGANAATFINYALASDDVAEELSGVASSP
- a CDS encoding helix-turn-helix domain-containing protein, with the protein product MEEIGTRVDVGRILAEVGRRVRRARVARGMTLEGLSAASGVSVAHLSRLESGGRQPSLATLLSVAAGLGVSISELIEERPRPGIVVRGSESPVFEGNGMRFQPLTPEAGPAGISAVKVIFPKDRRESGRHRHEGEEWLYVVSGRLRLTLGGEVVELEAGDAAYFDGTLEHSFEVLGDEYVEMLMVAGAVGGPGRPAPALHERHGLYDEGGESGR
- a CDS encoding zinc-binding dehydrogenase; its protein translation is MHEIGNGPEGLRYEEVPDPEPGPGETLVRLRAAALNRRDLFVTYGQYPGARPEALPVILGSDGSGEVVAHGDGAETTPPEGSEVVINPALHWGADQDKPGREYRILGLPDDGTFAQLVKVPTENVFRKPSHLTHEQAAAFPLAALTAYRALVTRGGVREGETVVVTGVGGGVATFLVQLAHALGARVFVTSGSDEKIERAKELGAEGGVNYRSERWDRELKEMTGGGADLSVDSVGGEVFNALVGLAKPGSRIVTFGATAGPVPKLVLPRIFLKHLTVLGTAMGSNVDFEGALRLYGERGLIPVISKTFALEETREALEFMESGEGMGKIVLRIPQ
- a CDS encoding PadR family transcriptional regulator; amino-acid sequence: MREREAGRTTPRDIFIGEVKTRSIFPLLILHLVSKRPEYGNSLIRKIGELTGGVMSVSPNTVYPLLRRMEEKGYLTAEWEDPDTRSRRFYTITPRGREKYEEMRERFGEHLMRVKEAIEALQKEIYG
- a CDS encoding DUF4442 domain-containing protein gives rise to the protein MGEAPAVRESPRTRLFRAAMNLYPAYRGTGGRVVRISADWREVLVRLPLNWRTRNYMGTIFGGSIYAAVDPFYALMLIKNLGDGYEVWDKAASVRFRRPGRQTLYARFVLGEEEIEAVRAATAGGSPADRRYTVDLKTASGEVCAVVEKVVYVRREAPRERREVG
- a CDS encoding acyl-CoA dehydrogenase family protein, whose protein sequence is MRVLTRAEGLKSATDFYLLDELLSEEERSVRERVRTFCEEEVLPVISDYWNREEFPFELVGKFADLGIVGGAIRGYGCPGLSRLAEGIVAAELARADGSINTFYGVHSGLAMGTIAMLGSEEQKERWLPAMARMEKIGAFGLTEPEHGSDAVMLETTARREGEEWVLNGRKKWIGNASFADLIVIWARDLSDGEVKGFVVEREAAGDALSTEVIKGKTGKRAVWQAEIELRDVRVPHENKLEGANSFQDTSKVLTATRYGVAWEGVGHAVAAYEAALAYAKQRKIFTRPLESYQLIQNKLANMLSEITAMQLICFRLAQLFEEGKMTGGMASLAKMHTAKKARQVCLEARDILGGNGLLLEHVVGKHLADVEVVYTYEGTDIVQSLIVGREITGTQAFAPSRRG